Proteins encoded within one genomic window of Bombina bombina isolate aBomBom1 chromosome 1, aBomBom1.pri, whole genome shotgun sequence:
- the LOC128638687 gene encoding gamma-crystallin 1-like, translating into MGKIIFYEDKNFQGRSYECNSDSTDLHSHFSRCNSIRVENGNWMVYERANQEGHQYFLKRGEYPDYKHWMGLNDTISSCRIIPQHRGVFRIRIYEREEFRGHTMEFKEDCPKVFEEFNSEDINSCNVLEGHWIFYELPNYRGRQYYLRPGEYRRYTEWGAVSPKVGSFRRIQDIY; encoded by the exons ATCATTTTCTACGAGGACAAGAACTTCCAGGGTCGCTCCTATGAGTGCAATTCTGACAGTACTGATCTACACTCGCACTTCAGTCGCTGCAACTCCATACGAGTAGAGAATGGTAATTGGATGGTGTACGAACGCGCTAACCAGGAGGGGCATCAATACTTCCTTAAGAGGGGTGAATACCCTGATTACAAGCACTGGATGGGACTCAATGATACCATCAGCTCATGTCGTATTATACCACAA CACCGTGGAGTCTTCCGTATTAGAATTTATGAGAGGGAAGAATTCAGAGGTCATACAATGGAGTTCAAAGAGGATTGTCCAAAGGTCTTTGAAGAATTTAATTCTGAAGATATTAACTCTTGCAATGTTCTTGAGGGACACTGGATTTTCTATGAGCTGCCCAATTATAGAGGAAGACAATATTACTTGAGACCAGGAGAGTACAGAAGATATACCGAATGGGGTGCAGTTTCTCCTAAGGTTGGCTCCTTCAGAAGGATTCAGGATATATACTAG